In Streptomyces sp. NBC_00091, the following proteins share a genomic window:
- a CDS encoding ABC transporter permease, whose translation MHPTPTPTPSPTARAVGRLGPPLGATAAVLALWSLLAWSGAVAPGLLPTPAETAAALADSARSGVLAADLGASLARAGQGFALGAVVGGALGFATGYLPRLSAAVTPVVSFLRPIPAIALVPLATAWFGIGESAKRLLIAYAVLLAVWLYVHDGVSRVPVSHLRAARSLGAPLHRRFTEVLLPAAAPALLAALRYGASVALLALVAAELGGADSGLAYRLQVDGQFLRVDRMFAGLLVLGLLGVAADLVLAAVGRRFVHWSAS comes from the coding sequence GTGCACCCCACCCCCACCCCCACCCCCTCCCCCACGGCCCGGGCCGTCGGCCGGCTCGGGCCGCCCCTGGGCGCGACCGCCGCCGTGCTCGCGCTCTGGTCCCTCCTCGCCTGGTCCGGCGCGGTGGCCCCGGGACTGCTGCCCACCCCGGCCGAGACGGCCGCGGCGCTGGCGGACAGCGCCCGCAGCGGGGTGCTGGCCGCCGATCTGGGAGCGAGCCTGGCCCGCGCCGGGCAGGGCTTCGCGCTGGGTGCGGTCGTGGGCGGCGCCCTCGGTTTCGCGACGGGGTACCTGCCGAGGCTGTCGGCCGCCGTCACCCCGGTGGTCTCCTTCCTGCGGCCCATCCCCGCCATCGCCCTCGTACCGCTCGCGACGGCCTGGTTCGGCATCGGCGAGAGCGCCAAGCGCCTGCTGATCGCCTACGCGGTGCTGCTGGCGGTCTGGCTGTACGTGCACGACGGGGTGTCGCGGGTGCCGGTGTCGCACCTGCGGGCGGCCCGCTCGCTGGGGGCGCCGCTGCACCGGCGGTTCACGGAGGTCCTGCTGCCCGCCGCCGCGCCCGCGCTGCTGGCCGCGCTGCGCTACGGCGCCTCCGTGGCGCTGCTGGCGCTGGTCGCCGCCGAACTGGGCGGCGCGGACAGCGGGCTGGCGTACCGGCTCCAGGTGGACGGCCAGTTCCTGCGGGTGGACCGGATGTTCGCGGGGCTGCTCGTCCTCGGGCTGCTGGGGGTCGCCGCGGATCTGGTGCTGGCCGCCGTGGGGCGCCGCTTCGTGCACTGGAGCGCGTCATGA
- a CDS encoding helix-turn-helix domain-containing protein yields MSRPEPTPEAVEVGRAIRGCRTARRVSMAVLAARSGLSQPFLSQLERGLATPSLSSIYRIAEALDVAPGTFLRPPDRPGVVSHESDPQVIRVSEAAGQVAQVLIPGGRSALMEAYEHHFEPGQGERGWFEHPGEDFLYVLEGEIVLEVKGEEPLLLGAGQSAHHRGDLPHRCALAGGGTAARTLLVIANP; encoded by the coding sequence GTGTCCCGACCCGAACCCACGCCCGAAGCCGTCGAGGTCGGCCGCGCGATCCGCGGCTGCCGCACGGCACGCCGGGTCTCCATGGCCGTGCTGGCCGCCCGCTCAGGCCTCTCGCAGCCCTTCCTCAGCCAGCTCGAACGCGGACTGGCCACGCCCAGCCTCAGCTCGATCTACCGGATCGCCGAGGCCCTCGACGTGGCGCCCGGGACCTTCCTGCGGCCCCCGGACCGGCCGGGAGTGGTCAGCCACGAGAGCGACCCGCAGGTGATCCGCGTCAGCGAGGCCGCCGGGCAGGTGGCGCAGGTGCTCATCCCGGGCGGGCGCAGCGCCCTGATGGAGGCCTACGAGCACCACTTCGAGCCCGGCCAGGGCGAGCGCGGCTGGTTCGAACACCCCGGCGAGGACTTCCTCTACGTACTGGAGGGCGAGATCGTCCTCGAGGTCAAGGGCGAGGAACCCCTCCTGCTGGGGGCGGGCCAGAGCGCCCACCACCGCGGCGACCTCCCGCACCGCTGCGCCCTGGCCGGCGGCGGCACGGCGGCCCGTACCCTGCTCGTGATCGCGAACCCGTAA
- a CDS encoding GNAT family N-acetyltransferase, protein MDIRRREPDDLGACVRALAEVHRAAGYPVDWPGQPAGWLSPPALLDSWVAERDGRIAGHIGLCRSEPGDAAPGLWSLRTGMPVEGVAVISRLFVPPAERGHGTGALLMARAVGAARERALHPVLDVVASDTAAAALYERLGWSLLETVEQRWGPNRVVAVRCYAAPR, encoded by the coding sequence ATGGACATCCGGCGACGCGAACCCGACGACCTCGGCGCGTGCGTGCGCGCGCTCGCCGAGGTCCACCGCGCCGCCGGCTACCCGGTGGACTGGCCCGGGCAGCCGGCGGGGTGGCTGTCGCCGCCCGCCCTGCTCGACAGCTGGGTCGCGGAGCGGGACGGCCGGATCGCCGGCCACATCGGGCTGTGCCGCAGCGAGCCGGGCGACGCCGCGCCGGGGCTGTGGAGCCTGCGTACGGGGATGCCCGTGGAGGGCGTGGCCGTGATCAGCCGGCTGTTCGTCCCGCCCGCCGAGCGGGGCCACGGGACCGGCGCCCTGCTGATGGCGCGGGCCGTCGGGGCCGCGCGGGAGCGCGCACTGCATCCGGTGCTCGACGTGGTGGCCTCCGACACCGCGGCGGCCGCGCTCTACGAGCGCCTCGGCTGGAGCCTGCTGGAGACCGTCGAGCAGCGGTGGGGGCCGAACCGGGTGGTCGCCGTACGCTGCTACGCCGCGCCCCGGTAA
- a CDS encoding D-alanyl-D-alanine carboxypeptidase: MKAETVAGGGADESAGETALGGSRTGREGAGAETPAAEREQGDAAAEGVRDLAAGDPDAARADEPGRTDAPEEPGPDEARTETPDGAEPADGAEPADGPEPADGPEEEEPEPAPRPADDDAPAGEDTPGRQSRTETGDDRQEPDPGSDPAEISTPESSATDDPTDEEAEDADEVTAATPAEEPAPVDSAAGEAPEQPDDGDEDDEDTAAAPEGGETTADRSAPEPPEEEHGPAQPKTADGEADTPDEQEREGADSERTSEFVALKDLDAPTAEPKPKPAPKPEPKPEPVAPRPEPAVVEATREAPLPPLELLAELTNTAPPPETPRRTLTRRVKVWTPIVLLLGAAVAGAQMLRPLPAPQLIGAQTSYTLDGSTSIPWPAKGQAAVRVAGSGDIGTFGEQKPMPTASVAKVMTAYVVLKGHPLRKNDPGPKIDVDAKAVADGTSGDESRVEGLTAGQKFSQLDLIKMMMIPSANNAARLLARWDTGSDNEAAFVAKMNAAAKELGMKDTTYTDPSGLDAGTVSTAVDQLKLAEAVMKEEAFRAVVAMPNATIQGLATPLENNNSSLLLARGLNINGIKTGSSTPAGGTLMWAAYKTVGGGDSLILGTMMDQHVDGPDPNGANSLVLVKENSRKVIEAVRTALGPATVIRKGQLVGHVSDGLGGTTPLVATKDLTVAGVPGQQLRLSLGAGAKAVPHEAKAGTEVGVLTVGEGDGAKSVPVAVGTDLTEPSFGARVTRLS, encoded by the coding sequence ATGAAGGCGGAAACGGTGGCGGGCGGCGGAGCGGACGAGTCCGCCGGGGAGACCGCGCTGGGCGGTTCCCGTACCGGGCGGGAGGGCGCCGGGGCCGAGACCCCGGCGGCGGAGCGGGAACAGGGCGACGCCGCCGCCGAAGGGGTACGAGACCTCGCGGCCGGCGATCCCGACGCCGCCCGGGCCGACGAGCCGGGCCGCACGGACGCGCCCGAAGAGCCCGGCCCGGACGAGGCGCGGACCGAGACCCCGGACGGGGCGGAGCCGGCCGACGGGGCGGAGCCGGCCGACGGCCCGGAGCCGGCCGACGGCCCGGAGGAAGAGGAACCGGAGCCCGCACCCCGGCCGGCGGACGACGATGCCCCGGCGGGCGAGGACACCCCCGGCCGGCAGTCGCGCACCGAGACCGGCGACGACCGGCAGGAGCCGGACCCGGGCAGCGATCCGGCGGAGATATCCACGCCCGAGAGCTCGGCGACCGACGACCCCACCGACGAGGAAGCCGAGGACGCCGACGAGGTCACCGCGGCCACCCCGGCGGAGGAGCCGGCACCGGTGGACTCCGCCGCCGGGGAAGCCCCGGAGCAGCCGGACGACGGCGACGAGGACGACGAGGACACCGCAGCCGCCCCCGAGGGTGGGGAAACCACCGCCGACCGGTCGGCCCCTGAGCCGCCCGAGGAGGAGCACGGACCGGCGCAGCCCAAGACCGCCGACGGCGAAGCCGACACCCCCGACGAGCAGGAGCGGGAGGGCGCGGACTCCGAGCGGACCAGCGAGTTCGTCGCGCTCAAGGACCTCGACGCCCCCACCGCCGAGCCGAAGCCGAAGCCGGCCCCGAAGCCCGAGCCGAAGCCCGAGCCGGTGGCGCCGAGGCCCGAACCGGCGGTCGTCGAGGCCACCCGTGAAGCCCCGCTGCCGCCGCTCGAGCTGCTGGCGGAGCTGACCAACACCGCTCCCCCGCCGGAGACCCCGCGCCGCACCCTCACGCGCCGCGTCAAGGTGTGGACCCCGATCGTGCTGCTGCTCGGCGCCGCCGTCGCGGGGGCCCAGATGCTGCGCCCGCTCCCCGCCCCGCAGCTCATCGGCGCGCAGACCTCGTACACCCTCGACGGCTCGACCTCCATCCCCTGGCCGGCCAAGGGCCAGGCGGCCGTGCGCGTCGCCGGCTCCGGCGACATCGGCACCTTCGGCGAGCAGAAGCCGATGCCGACCGCCAGCGTGGCGAAGGTGATGACGGCGTACGTGGTCCTCAAGGGTCATCCGCTGCGCAAGAACGACCCCGGCCCGAAGATCGACGTCGACGCCAAGGCGGTGGCCGACGGCACCTCCGGGGACGAGTCCCGGGTCGAGGGGCTCACCGCCGGGCAGAAGTTCAGCCAGCTGGACCTGATCAAGATGATGATGATCCCGTCCGCCAACAACGCCGCCCGCCTGCTGGCCCGCTGGGACACCGGCAGCGACAACGAGGCCGCGTTCGTGGCGAAGATGAACGCCGCGGCGAAGGAACTCGGCATGAAGGACACCACGTACACGGACCCCAGCGGCCTGGACGCCGGCACCGTCAGCACCGCCGTCGACCAGCTGAAGCTCGCGGAGGCGGTGATGAAGGAGGAGGCCTTCCGCGCGGTCGTGGCGATGCCAAACGCCACCATCCAGGGGCTGGCAACGCCGCTCGAGAACAACAACAGCAGCCTGCTCCTCGCCCGCGGCCTGAACATCAACGGCATCAAGACCGGGTCGAGCACCCCCGCGGGCGGGACACTCATGTGGGCCGCGTACAAGACCGTCGGGGGCGGGGACTCGCTGATCCTCGGCACGATGATGGACCAGCACGTGGACGGCCCGGACCCCAACGGCGCGAACAGCCTGGTACTGGTGAAGGAGAACAGCCGCAAGGTCATCGAGGCGGTCCGCACGGCGCTCGGCCCGGCCACCGTCATCCGCAAGGGGCAGCTGGTGGGCCACGTGTCCGACGGGCTCGGCGGGACGACCCCGCTCGTGGCGACGAAGGACCTCACCGTGGCCGGCGTACCGGGGCAGCAGCTGCGGCTCTCGCTCGGCGCCGGCGCCAAGGCGGTGCCGCACGAGGCCAAGGCGGGCACCGAGGTCGGCGTACTGACCGTGGGCGAGGGGGACGGCGCGAAGAGCGTGCCGGTCGCGGTGGGAACGGACCTGACGGAGCCTTCGTTCGGGGCCAGGGTCACCCGTCTGTCCTGA
- a CDS encoding GntR family transcriptional regulator, which translates to MEFRVDRRSGVATYLQLVTQVKQALRLGVLEPGDRLPTAREVVAATAINPNTVLKAYRELEREGLVEPRPGAGTFVRRSLSHPGTAADSPLRPALAAWMAQAREAGLDREDITALIAAAVDESFNPSGPGPGQSREETA; encoded by the coding sequence ATGGAATTCCGAGTCGACCGACGCAGCGGCGTCGCCACCTATCTGCAGCTCGTGACCCAGGTCAAACAGGCCCTGCGGCTGGGCGTACTCGAGCCGGGCGACCGGCTGCCGACGGCCCGGGAGGTGGTCGCGGCCACCGCGATCAACCCGAACACCGTCCTCAAGGCGTACCGGGAGCTGGAGCGCGAGGGGCTCGTCGAACCCCGCCCCGGCGCGGGCACGTTCGTCCGCCGCTCGCTCTCCCACCCCGGCACGGCGGCCGATTCGCCGCTGCGCCCGGCCCTGGCCGCCTGGATGGCGCAGGCGCGCGAGGCGGGCCTGGACCGCGAGGACATCACGGCGCTCATCGCGGCCGCCGTGGACGAAAGCTTCAACCCCTCCGGGCCCGGGCCCGGACAGTCGAGAGAGGAAACGGCGTGA
- a CDS encoding ABC transporter ATP-binding protein → MSDPTHAPALRATRLGREFGGHWALRECDIELPAGRITALVGPNGAGKSTLLQLAAGLLRPTSGQIRVFGGAPGTAGARRRTGFLAQDKPLHARFTVADTLRLGRELNRGHWDQAAAERLITGSGIRRDARIGSLSGGNRTRVALALVLGKRADLLLLDEPLADLDPVARHDVMALLMTEAAEHGTGIVMSSHVLAELEDVCDHVVLLKDGAARLCGDVQELCAAHTWITGRADPLEGDGLPRSFDRGAVVHSAVGGRQVTALVRTPSDAPPHSDRAADERWITETPSLETLLLAHLRAPAPRPAAEKEAAA, encoded by the coding sequence GTGAGCGATCCGACCCACGCGCCGGCGCTACGAGCGACCCGGCTCGGACGGGAGTTCGGCGGCCACTGGGCCCTGCGCGAGTGCGACATCGAGCTGCCCGCAGGCCGCATCACGGCCCTCGTCGGCCCCAACGGCGCCGGCAAGAGCACCCTGCTCCAGCTCGCGGCCGGCCTGCTGCGCCCGACCAGCGGGCAGATACGCGTCTTCGGCGGTGCCCCCGGCACCGCCGGGGCCCGCCGCCGCACCGGATTCCTCGCCCAGGACAAGCCGCTCCACGCCCGCTTCACCGTCGCCGACACCCTGCGTCTGGGCCGCGAACTCAACCGCGGCCACTGGGACCAGGCCGCAGCCGAGCGCCTGATCACCGGCTCGGGCATCCGCCGCGACGCCCGGATCGGCTCGCTCTCCGGCGGCAACCGGACCCGGGTCGCGCTGGCCCTCGTCCTCGGCAAGCGCGCCGACCTGCTGCTCCTGGACGAGCCGCTGGCCGACCTCGACCCGGTCGCCCGGCACGACGTCATGGCGCTGCTCATGACCGAGGCCGCCGAGCACGGCACCGGCATCGTGATGTCCTCGCACGTCCTGGCCGAGCTGGAGGACGTCTGCGACCACGTGGTGCTCCTCAAGGACGGGGCGGCCCGGCTCTGCGGCGACGTCCAGGAACTCTGCGCGGCGCACACCTGGATCACCGGCCGGGCCGACCCGCTGGAGGGCGACGGACTGCCCCGCTCCTTCGACCGCGGCGCCGTCGTGCACTCCGCCGTCGGCGGCCGTCAGGTCACCGCACTCGTCCGCACGCCCTCCGACGCCCCGCCGCACTCCGACCGCGCGGCGGACGAGCGGTGGATCACCGAAACCCCCTCCCTGGAAACCCTGTTGCTCGCCCACCTGCGTGCCCCTGCCCCCCGCCCCGCCGCCGAGAAGGAGGCCGCCGCATGA
- a CDS encoding transporter: MKGVLWLAWRQQRLMILSALGLLALCAALVAYRRSEMTELIDATGWVPCPGWDGGCESLATFQIMEGNSAGIRMLGTLGLAVPALIGVFWGAPLVGRELETGTFKLALTQGVGPRRWFAARFGLAALVAVLVAAVIGGLVAWWWLPIANTLDGPYWHDAGIYNATGPAPVAGALFGLAAGTLAGLLVRRVLPAMGAAFAAIGTAMVFVTFFRTAWTDPETRITPGMTPKRAVGSAWSTGQFGYLTPDGREHSIDTVCQTSGEELRACMAEHGFVARYHKVYPSGEFWTFQWIDTALYLGAAAALVALTLLVLRRRTA; the protein is encoded by the coding sequence ATGAAGGGCGTCCTGTGGCTGGCCTGGCGCCAGCAGCGCCTGATGATCCTGTCCGCCCTCGGCCTGCTGGCGCTCTGCGCGGCGCTGGTGGCGTACCGGCGCTCCGAGATGACGGAGCTGATCGACGCCACCGGCTGGGTGCCGTGTCCGGGCTGGGACGGAGGCTGCGAGAGCCTCGCCACCTTCCAGATCATGGAGGGCAACTCCGCCGGCATCCGCATGCTCGGCACCCTCGGCCTCGCGGTACCCGCCCTCATCGGCGTGTTCTGGGGCGCCCCGCTCGTCGGCCGGGAGCTGGAGACGGGGACGTTCAAGCTGGCCCTCACCCAGGGGGTGGGCCCGCGGCGCTGGTTCGCGGCCCGGTTCGGCCTCGCGGCGCTCGTCGCCGTGCTCGTCGCGGCCGTCATCGGCGGCCTCGTCGCCTGGTGGTGGCTGCCCATCGCCAACACCCTCGACGGCCCCTACTGGCACGACGCCGGCATCTACAACGCGACCGGCCCGGCCCCCGTGGCGGGCGCCCTGTTCGGCCTCGCGGCCGGAACCCTCGCGGGCCTGCTGGTGCGCCGGGTCCTGCCCGCCATGGGCGCGGCCTTCGCCGCGATCGGCACGGCCATGGTGTTCGTGACCTTCTTCCGTACCGCCTGGACCGACCCCGAGACCCGCATCACGCCCGGTATGACGCCGAAGCGGGCCGTGGGGAGCGCCTGGTCCACCGGGCAGTTCGGCTACCTCACGCCCGACGGCCGCGAGCACTCCATCGACACGGTCTGCCAGACCTCCGGCGAGGAGCTGAGGGCGTGCATGGCGGAACACGGCTTCGTCGCGCGCTACCACAAGGTCTATCCCAGCGGTGAGTTCTGGACCTTCCAGTGGATCGACACCGCCCTCTACCTCGGCGCCGCGGCCGCGCTCGTGGCCCTCACCCTGCTCGTCCTGCGCCGCCGCACCGCCTGA
- a CDS encoding class I SAM-dependent methyltransferase, with amino-acid sequence MATKKNLTADRASVGHKVRYALSNPTRIAPYVRRAARDGWLRFKHPDHVGYYRAVMASDTGRNPEAAVGSQTHDRWLALGKMQFDYLVEHGLAPSHRMLDIGCGNLRAGWRFIEHLDAGHYYGIDISPDILIEAKRTLTGRGLQDKLPYLTITQDLTLDFLPDRHFDVVHAHSVFSHSPIGIIDECLAHVERVLAPGGRFDFTFDRTEGAEHQVLREDFYYRTRTLVDLAAKHGLKARFMDDWEKLGHGQSKIRVTAA; translated from the coding sequence ATGGCCACCAAGAAGAACCTCACCGCCGACCGCGCCAGCGTCGGCCACAAGGTCCGCTACGCACTGAGCAACCCGACCCGCATCGCCCCGTACGTACGCCGCGCCGCGCGCGACGGCTGGCTGCGCTTCAAGCACCCCGACCACGTGGGCTACTACCGTGCCGTCATGGCCTCCGACACCGGCCGCAACCCGGAGGCGGCCGTCGGCAGCCAGACCCACGACCGCTGGCTGGCCCTCGGCAAGATGCAGTTCGACTACCTCGTGGAGCACGGCCTCGCCCCGAGCCACCGCATGCTCGACATCGGCTGCGGCAACCTGCGCGCGGGCTGGCGCTTCATCGAGCACCTCGACGCGGGTCACTACTACGGCATCGACATCTCGCCCGACATCCTCATCGAGGCCAAGCGGACACTGACCGGGCGCGGACTTCAGGACAAGCTGCCGTACCTGACCATCACCCAGGACCTGACCCTGGACTTCCTGCCCGACCGCCACTTCGACGTGGTGCACGCGCACAGCGTGTTCTCCCACTCGCCGATCGGGATCATCGACGAGTGCCTCGCGCACGTGGAGCGCGTACTCGCGCCCGGCGGCCGGTTCGACTTCACCTTCGACCGCACCGAGGGCGCCGAACACCAGGTCCTGCGCGAGGACTTCTACTACCGCACCCGGACCCTCGTCGACCTCGCGGCCAAGCACGGGCTGAAGGCCCGCTTCATGGACGACTGGGAGAAGCTCGGCCACGGCCAGTCCAAGATCCGCGTCACCGCGGCCTGA
- a CDS encoding TIM-barrel domain-containing protein, whose translation MSPTRLSLRRDRHDPPPERGSRRHDRRRREGSRRSLLAALLAAALATSGLAAAGPATARAAAAPAAPAATAGTVTALSQSGGTFTVSTSSGAKARVVVARADVFRLWLSPDGGFNNDPAGSDLAPTTDFGPVNASYTDAGTHYRITTGALSIRVNKSPLQFSVYRADDSTLVWQETQPTSWGGGKTTQYLARGADEQFYGTGLRLGEWALRGKTVPVAVDNKWRENDNASPAPFYMSTNRYGVMRNTWAPGSYAFNAPTALTHDETRFDAWYFTGDSLKSVLDAYTDVSGKPFMAPLWGFELGNADCFNASNPDYQGDHNRPRHQTTPDVVGYATDARAADMPSGWFLPNDGYGCGYTAPLKSTVDALKAKGFQTGLWTSTGLGSIADEVGTAGTRGVKTDVAWIGSGYKYAFNGVQQAVDGIEKNSDARRYVWTVDGWAGTQRNAVVWTGDTNGTWDDMRWHVPAITGAGLSALNYASGDIDGIFGGSPKTYARDLQWKAFTPAFMTMSGWGATNPSAGYQDKQPWRFAEPYLSINRKYLQLKMRLMPYLYTMSRTAHESGVPSTRAMVLEYPDDPVARGNQTSGQFMAGDSFLVAPVVSDTSVRDGIYLPAGTWTDYWSGKTYAGPGWLNNYQAPLDTLPLFVKGGAIVPMWPQMNHTGEKPLSTLTYDIHPRGTSAFSLYEDDGRTRAHQSGAYARQRVDVTAPAAGSGTVTVSVGAPTGSYAGQQAARGYEFTLHVASAPSALTVDGAALTRLTSKSAYDSAATGWFFDPADRSGVLWVKTGTKTGAFSVTATGATVPAADPVPVTSAPVPQSAWTLVSADSQETTAENGAARNAFDGNPATLWHTAWSTGTPAPLPHEIQIDLGARYSVDGLGYLPRQDGGVNGRIGGYEVHVSDTTSDWGTPAATGTFADTPAAKSLAFAPRTGRYLRLRALTEAGGRGPWTSAAEITLTGRPAPLPADATLVNAGSARCLDLPHSATTPGTAPTLYSCHGGPNQRWTLQGDGRLTGLAGVCLDAGDPAKVTVQTCAAGPAQTWQPGPDGSLRSAGQCLTPAGSGTANGTGLTRAACTGTAAQRWTFTP comes from the coding sequence ATGAGTCCGACGAGACTGTCCCTGAGGCGCGACCGGCACGACCCCCCACCCGAGCGCGGCAGCCGCCGCCACGACCGCCGCCGCCGTGAAGGCAGCCGCCGGAGCCTGCTCGCGGCCCTGCTCGCCGCCGCGCTCGCGACCTCCGGGCTCGCCGCGGCCGGCCCGGCCACCGCCCGCGCGGCAGCCGCCCCCGCCGCACCGGCGGCCACGGCCGGAACGGTCACCGCCCTGTCCCAGTCGGGCGGCACCTTCACCGTCAGCACCTCCAGCGGGGCCAAGGCCCGCGTGGTCGTCGCCCGCGCCGACGTCTTCCGCCTCTGGCTCTCCCCCGACGGCGGCTTCAACAACGACCCGGCCGGCTCCGACCTCGCCCCCACCACCGACTTCGGCCCGGTGAACGCGAGTTACACCGACGCCGGCACCCACTACCGGATCACCACCGGAGCCCTCTCCATCCGGGTCAACAAATCGCCCCTGCAGTTCTCCGTCTACCGCGCCGACGACTCCACCCTCGTCTGGCAGGAGACCCAGCCCACCAGCTGGGGCGGCGGCAAGACCACCCAGTACCTGGCGCGCGGCGCCGACGAGCAGTTCTACGGCACCGGCCTGCGCCTCGGCGAATGGGCGCTGCGCGGCAAGACCGTGCCCGTGGCCGTCGACAACAAGTGGCGCGAGAACGACAACGCCAGCCCCGCCCCCTTCTACATGTCCACCAACCGCTACGGCGTCATGCGCAACACCTGGGCCCCCGGCTCGTACGCCTTCAACGCCCCGACCGCCCTCACCCACGACGAAACCCGCTTCGACGCCTGGTACTTCACGGGCGACTCCCTGAAATCCGTCCTCGACGCCTATACCGACGTCAGCGGCAAACCCTTCATGGCGCCCCTGTGGGGCTTCGAACTGGGCAACGCCGACTGTTTCAACGCCTCCAACCCCGACTACCAGGGCGACCACAACCGCCCGCGCCACCAGACCACCCCCGACGTGGTCGGCTACGCTACCGACGCCCGCGCCGCCGACATGCCCTCGGGCTGGTTCCTGCCCAACGACGGCTACGGCTGCGGCTACACCGCACCCCTGAAGTCCACCGTCGACGCCCTGAAGGCCAAGGGCTTCCAGACCGGCCTGTGGACCTCCACCGGCCTCGGTTCCATCGCCGACGAGGTGGGCACCGCGGGCACCCGGGGCGTCAAGACGGACGTGGCCTGGATCGGCAGCGGCTACAAGTACGCCTTCAACGGCGTCCAGCAGGCCGTCGACGGCATCGAGAAGAACTCCGACGCCCGCCGCTACGTCTGGACCGTCGACGGCTGGGCCGGCACCCAGCGCAACGCCGTCGTCTGGACCGGGGACACCAACGGCACCTGGGACGACATGCGCTGGCACGTCCCCGCCATCACCGGCGCGGGTCTCTCCGCCCTCAACTACGCCTCCGGCGACATCGACGGCATCTTCGGCGGCAGCCCCAAGACGTACGCCCGCGACCTCCAGTGGAAGGCCTTCACCCCCGCCTTCATGACCATGTCCGGCTGGGGCGCCACCAACCCCTCGGCCGGCTACCAGGACAAGCAGCCCTGGCGCTTCGCCGAGCCCTACCTGTCCATCAACCGCAAGTACCTCCAGCTCAAGATGCGGCTGATGCCCTACCTGTACACGATGAGCCGCACCGCCCACGAGAGCGGCGTCCCCAGCACCCGCGCGATGGTCCTGGAGTACCCCGACGACCCGGTGGCCCGCGGGAACCAGACCAGCGGCCAGTTCATGGCCGGGGACTCCTTCCTCGTCGCCCCGGTCGTCTCCGACACCTCCGTCCGCGACGGCATCTACCTGCCCGCCGGAACCTGGACCGACTACTGGAGCGGCAAGACGTACGCCGGCCCGGGCTGGCTGAACAACTACCAGGCGCCCCTCGACACCCTGCCGCTCTTCGTCAAGGGCGGGGCGATCGTGCCGATGTGGCCGCAGATGAACCACACCGGCGAGAAGCCGCTCTCCACCCTCACCTACGACATCCACCCGCGCGGCACCTCCGCCTTCAGCCTCTACGAGGACGACGGCCGCACCCGCGCCCACCAGTCCGGGGCCTACGCCCGCCAGCGCGTGGACGTCACCGCCCCGGCCGCCGGCTCCGGCACGGTCACCGTCTCCGTCGGCGCCCCCACCGGCAGCTACGCCGGACAGCAGGCCGCGCGCGGCTACGAGTTCACCCTCCACGTGGCCTCCGCCCCCTCCGCCCTCACGGTGGACGGCGCCGCGCTGACCCGGCTCACCTCGAAGAGCGCCTACGACTCCGCCGCCACCGGATGGTTCTTCGACCCGGCCGACCGCTCCGGCGTCCTGTGGGTCAAGACCGGTACGAAGACGGGCGCGTTCAGCGTCACCGCCACCGGCGCCACCGTCCCGGCGGCCGACCCCGTCCCCGTCACCTCCGCGCCCGTACCGCAGTCGGCCTGGACCCTGGTCTCCGCCGACAGCCAGGAGACCACCGCCGAGAACGGCGCCGCCCGCAATGCCTTCGACGGCAACCCCGCCACCCTGTGGCACACCGCCTGGTCCACCGGCACCCCGGCGCCCCTCCCGCACGAGATCCAGATCGACCTCGGCGCCCGCTACTCCGTCGACGGCCTCGGCTACCTGCCGCGCCAGGACGGCGGGGTCAACGGCCGGATCGGCGGCTACGAGGTGCACGTGTCCGACACCACCTCCGACTGGGGCACCCCGGCCGCCACCGGGACCTTCGCCGACACCCCGGCGGCGAAATCCCTCGCCTTCGCCCCCCGCACCGGCCGCTACCTGCGGCTGCGGGCCCTGACCGAAGCGGGCGGCCGCGGCCCCTGGACCAGCGCCGCCGAGATCACCCTCACCGGCCGCCCGGCGCCGCTGCCCGCCGACGCCACCCTCGTCAACGCGGGCTCCGCGCGCTGCCTGGACCTCCCGCACAGCGCCACCACCCCGGGCACCGCACCCACCCTCTACTCCTGCCACGGCGGCCCGAACCAGCGCTGGACCCTCCAGGGCGACGGCCGTCTCACCGGCCTCGCCGGGGTCTGCCTCGACGCCGGCGACCCCGCGAAGGTCACCGTGCAGACCTGCGCCGCCGGCCCCGCCCAGACCTGGCAGCCCGGCCCGGACGGCAGCCTGCGCAGCGCCGGCCAGTGCCTCACCCCGGCGGGCTCCGGCACCGCCAACGGCACCGGACTCACCCGGGCGGCCTGTACCGGCACCGCCGCCCAGCGCTGGACCTTTACCCCCTGA